The sequence below is a genomic window from Sphingobacterium sp. ML3W.
TAAAAACCGTAATCAGGGTTTTATCTTTTGTACGGTTAAATACAATTATAAGTGCAATCTGCTCTTGCCCCTTTTTGTTTTTATTTCCAAGATTTCTTCATTCAGGTGGAAAGATGGTGTTCTTTGGCGGTGGTGAGCAGTAAAACCTACTCGCCTGATCTTCGATCCGGTAAATGGGGCTTTGAATTGGTTTTTTAATCGTTCTCATAATTTATTTGTTTATGAATGAACGTTGATTTTATTGAAGATTAAGAACCACTTATAAAATAAATAAGGGTGTCCTCACAACTTCAGAACCAAGGGGACCAACCCTACTATAAATTTCTTTATAGTTACCATCTGAAGTTCACGTGAGAAGCACCCTATAACTTTAAGTAAAGATAATAAACTTTTTAAGCATAGGGCGATTTCACGGTTTCTTCATTGGTAATTTGGTCTTTTGGTATGAAAAAACATCGTTCATCAAGGCTATTAGCCGTGATAATTAAATCGCTTAAACAAATATAGTAAAACAAATAGATTAAACAAAATAATCTAAACTATTTTTATGAAGACAGAAATGGAGTACAAAGTTGAATTTGGCAAACAAGTTAAAAAATATCTTGATGCATCTGGATTAAGTGAAAATGACTTAGCAAAACTGCTTAATTCAAGTATTAAAAATGTAACAGAAATAATCAGCGGTAATGTTGGACTAACCATTGACAAGATGATAAAAATAGGTAGTATATTTAATGTTACATATTATAATTTAGCTAATCCAAACTTCCCTCTTCCTAATTTCACGGATTTAGATGAACTAACAAAAGATTTAATCGAAAAAAGAAAAATTACAGGTGTCAAAACTATAGATAAGAATCATGCACTAGCCAATGAACTTAACCGATTAATAAAAGAAGGAAGCTTAAACCAACCAAATACTGCAAAAAATCTTCTGACCCATATGACTCCTTCCTTATGGAATAGAAATCCAAGTGAAATCACAAGTTTACTGAATAAAGCACCTCGAAATGAAAGTATTGTTTTAATACGGCCTATAAAGGGTCTGAATTATTACATTCATAAAGATTTTAAGGGCAAATACGCTACGCTGTCCGATGAAGAAATCTTAGCCTTGGTCGTACCGTTTGAATCACCAGATAATGAAAAGAATAAATCGTAAGTTCGGATAAATTCCGAACTTTTGTTGTATATTTGCATAGATTCTTATGAGAATTATAGGAAAGAAAATACTTCTAAAGTGTAAAAAGAAGAATATTGGCAATAAATTACTTTGCCAAGAAATCGATAAATTAATTGATGTCTTAGAATTATTTGAACCATACAAAACTAAACAAACCATCAAAGATTTAAGACCTGATGCTGACTGTGTACATAATGATGGCTTTTATTTCTTTGACATTCACATTCATAGGACACTTATATTAATTGAGCTGGACGATGAAGGAGAAGCCACTATCATGTGGGCTGGTACGCATCAAGAATATGATGAAACATTCAAAAACAACAAATCGACCATTGAAAAATGGCTTCGAACTAAAAACTACATAGACTAAATGAAAACACATTTTGACATTGAAAAGTTAGTAGAGAGTAATTCAATATCTAATGAATTGGATTATGAAAGAGCTTTGATAGCTGACAGAAAACTAAGATTGCTATCTAAGGAAAGTGTTCATTTTAAAAATTTGAGATCGAAGTTACGTGATTTGATTGAAGCTTATGAAAATGTCGAGTGGAACGATGTCAATAATATTAGCGATCAAAAACTAGCTGAAAGTGATAATTACGAACGCATTGCGGAATTTGAAAGATTATTTATCGATAACAGAAAGCAAGAAATACGAAAAAAACTTAAGAAGTTAGAACTAACGCAAGAAAATTTAGCTACAATTTTGGGGCATAAAAGCAAAACACACATGTCAGAATTGATCAATGGTATCACACCTTTTACTCTTAAAGATCTCGTGATAATCAATCGTCTTTTAAAGATTGACTTAAATATTTTAGTTCCAAATTTTCTATCTCAAGAAGAACAGATGCGTGTGAAAAATGCTGTGAATACCTTAAATAAACCAAATATAAAACTCAGTAGCGATGACCTTGTAATGTCCTATTGAGTAAACAGAAAAACCAAATTATAAAACTTGATGAGAAAAGCACTATTCATATTAATTATTAGCTACTTAGGTATTTTAAAATCTTATGCTCAAGTTACTCAATTTGATATTGACAGTACCAAATTCACAAAGGATATAGCATTGCAGCTTGACTCTGTTTTTTTAAAAGATCAAGAATTCAGAAAACAATACATACAATTGGCGCAAAATGGTGCTGATGAAAAACAGTTATCGGTAACAAGAAGTAATATGAGAAAGGTCGATTCTCTCAATCTCATAACAGTGACAACACTACTTGATAATGAAGGCTGGCTTGGTCCGCAAGATGTTGGCATGTTTGCTAGTCAGGGTTTATTTCTAGTAATACAGCATGCAAATCTAGCTACACAAGAAAAATACTTTCCTATGATTGAGAAAGCTGAGAAAGCTGGTAAAACACTTTCAAGTAATCTAGCGATATTGAAAGATAGAATTGCAGTCCGCAATGGTGAAGATCAGCTATATGGCAGTCAAGGGTTTACTGATAAAACAACTAAGAAAAAATTCCTCTACCCAATAGTTGATGTTGATAATCTTGAAAGCCGCCGAGTATCTATGGGACTCCCTCCAATGGATAAATACCTGCCCGGATGGGATTTAAAAAAGTATAAAATGGATTTACCTGAGATAAGGGAAGCTGTAAAAAGGTTGAAATAGTTGAAAATATCTAATATAAGACCTAACTAACTCTTTGTTTAAAAACTTGATATTCCAAAATGGAACTTCAAGTTGGGGATGAAGACGGAAAGTCTAAATATTTATATTGCTCTGCCATATTTAGTACATGTTTGCGTTACGGGTTTAAATTAGGCCCTTATCGCAATTAAAAACTTAAAATTGGACTCAAAAAAGAATAGATTCATTATTAATATCTAAAATTTGATGGTTCTTAATTGGTATTGAAAATAAAGCTGGAAGAATTTGAATCACCCTATCTTCCTCTAAGTTTACACAGTGATGAAAGCGTAACACATACATCTATGGTTGCATAATTGGTATAAATCTTTATTATCCTCGATGCACATTAAGTAAAAGAGGAAATTAAACAGAGTCGTGGTGTCGTAATGATCGATGATCTTGACCTTCACTTGCATCCTACTTTAGGCATAACACTGCACCTTTCTTAAGATTAACTTTACTTTTAACACGCACTAGCTTTTTGATGATTCGTTTTGAACCATCGGCATATTTTTCAATAATATGTCCATCTTCAACTACCTGAACAGGTAATTCTAGTGCTTTATTTTCTCTATTCGCCACTAATGAAGCTTCTCTAGCTACTTTACTTAATAATAGACGATCAAGTCTTTCGTGAGTTCGTTTTAAAACTACTGATTCCATAATAACCTCCTATATCAAATATACTAAAAAAATTGGGCACTATAGTCTAATCTGACTATACAAACATCTGTTGCAATATGGCTTTCTTAAAATGTTTAGTCTGCTGTATTCAATAAGATTACCACAACAGCATTCAATAAGATTACCACAACAATTAATTATTTGGTCACCAAAAGGAAATAATAGCGCTATTTCATTCCCCAGTAATACGTTTTCCTCAGAAATCCTTTTATTTTCAGTGGCAATTTAGCTCGCTCTTCGAGCCTTTTATCAATTCCAGAAGCTAATTCTGCTGACATCCCAGCTTCTCTTTCTTGTTTTTTAATTATTTTTATAAACCCCTATGTTGATAGTGCCTCCAGACGATTGGCAAATCAATAATTATAAATTATGTTGTTTTGAAACTACAATTAACAGAATAATTGTAGTTTCAAAACAACAATTTACAGCTATATTTATCATATACGAACAACAATATGGAAGCGCTTATCAATTTTCAGGATAAACTAGAGAAACCGCCCCTACCTGAACGTAATAAGATTGGTTATAAGGTCGGTAAAGTAGAATAGATGGAAAAGCAAAGCCACATCTTACGACGTGGCCTTCACTAAACATATGAAATTAACTTAACTTACTTGTACAAATTGATGGATTGAGATTCTTTCCAGTTGCAGCAATGAAAATGCCTATAGCTTTAGCCATTTTCTTTTTGTCAACATCTACCTCAAACATCATTCGTCTTTCAATGATGTGACCGGGTTGGACAGTGCTGCTTTGATGGCATGTGTACTTACCGTAATGAGTGCCAATACTAATATGCCCGTTCCCGATAAAACAAAAATACTCCAACCAATTGGTACTCGGTAGGTATACATTTGGAGAAAGAAACGATCTGTAAATAAATACGAGATCGGGAAAGCAATCAAACAGGAGACCAAAACCAATATAACGAACTCCATGGATAGTAACCTCGCAATAGAAAATACGGAGGCTCCCAGCACCTTGCGTATTCCAATTTCCTTCTTGCGATTTTCGGCCATAAATGCCGATAGTGCAAACAGACCTAAACAAGAGATCATAATGGTGATCATCGTAAACAAACCTGCCAAAACACGATAACGCTGTGTATCTGTAAATTTCTGAGCAT
It includes:
- a CDS encoding helix-turn-helix domain-containing protein, yielding MKTEMEYKVEFGKQVKKYLDASGLSENDLAKLLNSSIKNVTEIISGNVGLTIDKMIKIGSIFNVTYYNLANPNFPLPNFTDLDELTKDLIEKRKITGVKTIDKNHALANELNRLIKEGSLNQPNTAKNLLTHMTPSLWNRNPSEITSLLNKAPRNESIVLIRPIKGLNYYIHKDFKGKYATLSDEEILALVVPFESPDNEKNKS
- a CDS encoding type II toxin-antitoxin system HigB family toxin; this encodes MRIIGKKILLKCKKKNIGNKLLCQEIDKLIDVLELFEPYKTKQTIKDLRPDADCVHNDGFYFFDIHIHRTLILIELDDEGEATIMWAGTHQEYDETFKNNKSTIEKWLRTKNYID
- a CDS encoding helix-turn-helix domain-containing protein — protein: MKTHFDIEKLVESNSISNELDYERALIADRKLRLLSKESVHFKNLRSKLRDLIEAYENVEWNDVNNISDQKLAESDNYERIAEFERLFIDNRKQEIRKKLKKLELTQENLATILGHKSKTHMSELINGITPFTLKDLVIINRLLKIDLNILVPNFLSQEEQMRVKNAVNTLNKPNIKLSSDDLVMSY
- a CDS encoding DUF6624 domain-containing protein translates to MRKALFILIISYLGILKSYAQVTQFDIDSTKFTKDIALQLDSVFLKDQEFRKQYIQLAQNGADEKQLSVTRSNMRKVDSLNLITVTTLLDNEGWLGPQDVGMFASQGLFLVIQHANLATQEKYFPMIEKAEKAGKTLSSNLAILKDRIAVRNGEDQLYGSQGFTDKTTKKKFLYPIVDVDNLESRRVSMGLPPMDKYLPGWDLKKYKMDLPEIREAVKRLK